The following coding sequences are from one Lolium rigidum isolate FL_2022 chromosome 6, APGP_CSIRO_Lrig_0.1, whole genome shotgun sequence window:
- the LOC124662416 gene encoding uncharacterized protein LOC124662416 translates to MAETVTAGARPLLPGLHDEIVVWEILLRLPPKHLLRCRAVCRAWRTVTSARDFLLAHHGRQPSLPIFSSDEAWIHGIHHHNMLAFDHRDDQLHAVARLDEAFLPLDSCDGMLVLINLATVGSSSCLSICNPATRQQALLGLPPDFSVTGIRARWRGKVAPPKHHIGFHVFALGSDQPPRYIGWPHTSLGLFGVPVRMRDSLHWCPVYCPSEGDQSLLHERKLVVFDTISESFRRMHEPSGGHGTPNLFDMDGTLGIYARNSSNEAIDIWVLESYESEVWDLKYRIKLPVAKIRKEFQDCGDFWEWDFDAVSVDGGVLLLVMVEEWLLHIDSDGKLVNSFYRRCRGLSVSEYRLKQSLVQHTFFPALEGYAVNASPFIGSV, encoded by the exons ATGGCCGAAACCGTAACAGCCGGAGCGAGGCCTCTCCTCCCCGGACTCCACGACGAGATCGTCGTCTGGGAGATCCTTCTCCGCCTGCCCCCCAAACACCTGCTCCGCTGCCGCGCCGTCTGCCGCGCCTGGCGCACAGTCACCTCCGCCCGCGACTTCCTCCTGGCACACCACGGACGCCAGCCAAGCCTCCCCATCTTCTCCAGCGACGAAGCGTGGATCCACGGCATCCACCACCACAACATGCTCGCCTTCGACCACCGGGACGACCAGCTCCACGCTGTCGCCAGGCTCGACGAGGCCTTCCTACCGTTGGACTCCTGCGATGGCATGCTCGTTCTCATCAATCTCGCCACGGTTGGCTCGAGCTCCTGCCTCTCCATCTGCAACCCAGCCACGCGTCAGCAAGCTCTCCTCGGGCTACCACCGGACTTCAGCGTCACCGGGAT CCGCGCGCGGTGGCGGGGCAAGGTAGCACCTCCTAAACACCACATTGGCTTCCATGTCTTCGCATTGGGCTCCGACCAGCCGCCGAGGTACATCGGGTGGCCGCACACGTCGTTGGGGCTCTTCGGCGTGCCTGTCCGCATGCGGGACAGCCTGCATTGGTGCCCGGTGTATTGTCCGAGTGAAGGAGACCAATCGCTGCTGCATGAACGCAAACTGGTAGTATTCGACACCATATCCGAGTCGTTCCGGCGGATGCATGAGCCAAGTGGGGGTCACGGCACCCCAAATCTCTTTGACATGGATGGCACTCTCGGCATCTATGCACGTAACAGTTCCAACGAAGCTATTGATATATGGGTGTTGGAGAGCTACGAAAGCGAGGTTTGGGATTTGAAGTACCGAATCAAATTGCCGGTTGCCAAAATCAGGAAGGAGTTTCAAGACTGTGGTGACTTTTGGGAATGGGATTTCGATGCTGTTTCGGTGGATGGTGGCGTGCTCTTGCTGGTCATGGTTGAGGAGTGGCTGCTCCACATCGACAGTGATGGCAAATTGGTTAACAGTTTCTATCGTCGTTGCCGAGGTCTCTCTGTTTCTGAATATCGGCTCAAACAAAGTCTTGTTCAGCATACCTTCTTTCCGGCTCTAGAAGGTTATGCTGTAAATGCTTCGCCTTTCATCGGATCTGTTTAG